The proteins below are encoded in one region of Enhydrobacter sp.:
- a CDS encoding isocitrate lyase/phosphoenolpyruvate mutase family protein gives MHSQAEKASTFRALHERPGAFVIPNPWDVGTARMLAAAGFEALATTSLGVANGLGRADSKVTRDEVIANCRAIAAATDLPVNADLENGFAHAPEDAAVAIRLAAEAGAVGGSIEDATGDAKDPIYDFDLAVARVRAAAAVAHSLPVPFLLTARAENLLHGRNDMADTIRRLQAYQEAGADVLYAPGLRTLVEVREVVAAIRRPFNVVTGWLDPDITAADLAEAGAKRISVGGALSRLALAAFAGAARAMKEQGSFAWMRDMMAISDLRRMFGTGAPA, from the coding sequence ATGCACAGCCAGGCCGAGAAGGCATCGACGTTCCGTGCCCTGCATGAGCGGCCAGGGGCCTTCGTCATCCCCAATCCGTGGGACGTCGGAACGGCCAGGATGCTGGCGGCGGCGGGCTTCGAGGCCCTGGCGACGACCAGCCTGGGGGTGGCCAACGGTCTCGGCCGCGCCGACAGCAAGGTGACCCGCGACGAGGTGATTGCCAACTGCCGCGCCATCGCGGCGGCGACCGACCTTCCGGTCAATGCCGATCTCGAGAACGGCTTCGCTCATGCGCCCGAGGATGCCGCCGTCGCGATCCGCCTCGCCGCGGAAGCCGGAGCGGTCGGCGGGTCGATCGAGGATGCGACCGGCGATGCGAAGGATCCCATCTACGACTTCGATCTCGCCGTCGCGCGCGTGCGCGCCGCCGCCGCGGTCGCGCATTCCCTTCCGGTGCCGTTCCTGCTGACGGCGCGCGCCGAGAACCTGCTGCACGGCCGCAACGACATGGCCGACACGATCCGGCGTTTGCAGGCCTACCAGGAGGCGGGTGCCGACGTGCTCTATGCGCCCGGCCTGCGGACCCTGGTCGAGGTGCGCGAGGTCGTGGCCGCCATCAGGCGTCCCTTCAACGTCGTCACCGGTTGGCTCGATCCCGACATCACTGCGGCCGATCTGGCCGAGGCCGGTGCCAAGCGGATCAGTGTCGGCGGCGCGCTCTCGCGCCTCGCGCTTGCGGCGTTCGCCGGCGCGGCGCGCGCCATGAAGGAGCAGGGCTCGTTCGCCTGGATGCGCGACATGATGGCCATCAGCGATCTGCGCCGGATGTTCGGGACGGGCGCGCCGGCATGA
- a CDS encoding DMT family transporter, with amino-acid sequence MKTSFSSQSSATLGVLCAIGAATVFSTAGVIVRRIELPPWDVSFWRSVLLFATILPLLLLQWRRVLIDIRSAGAALLLSALMLAGSFIAFILALGLAPVANVLIVFGATPFVTAVLARLLLGEPIHRHTLAAMGAAVVGLALSVAGSLKAGAVPGMMVSAIVTLCMSSNYVIVRHRRDIGMAPALALAGAISAAVALPFAHPSAATGEDFAWLLALGPGQLAGGLLLYLASLKHIPAGRAALLGLLELVLGPIWVWAIEGERPGDLTLLGGAIVIGAAAANVWLDSRRATG; translated from the coding sequence ATGAAAACGTCCTTTTCTTCGCAGAGTTCCGCGACGCTCGGCGTCCTCTGCGCGATCGGCGCTGCAACGGTCTTCAGCACCGCCGGAGTCATCGTGCGGCGTATCGAGCTGCCGCCGTGGGACGTGTCGTTTTGGCGCTCCGTCCTGCTCTTCGCCACGATCCTGCCCCTGCTCTTGCTGCAATGGCGCCGCGTTTTGATCGATATCCGCAGTGCCGGAGCGGCACTCCTCCTGAGCGCGCTGATGCTCGCGGGCAGCTTCATCGCCTTCATCCTGGCCCTGGGGCTCGCGCCTGTCGCCAACGTGCTGATTGTCTTCGGCGCGACGCCCTTCGTCACCGCCGTTCTCGCCCGGCTGTTGCTGGGAGAACCCATCCACCGTCACACGCTTGCGGCAATGGGCGCGGCGGTGGTTGGTCTTGCCCTGAGCGTCGCCGGTTCGCTGAAGGCGGGCGCCGTGCCGGGCATGATGGTGAGCGCCATCGTGACTTTGTGCATGAGCTCCAACTACGTGATCGTGCGGCATCGCCGCGATATCGGCATGGCGCCTGCGCTGGCGCTGGCCGGCGCCATTTCCGCCGCGGTGGCGCTCCCTTTCGCCCACCCGTCGGCGGCGACGGGCGAGGATTTCGCCTGGCTGCTGGCGCTCGGCCCGGGGCAGCTCGCCGGCGGGCTGCTGCTCTATCTCGCCAGTCTCAAGCACATCCCGGCCGGACGGGCCGCCCTGCTCGGCCTGCTCGAGCTGGTGCTCGGGCCGATCTGGGTCTGGGCGATCGAAGGCGAACGGCCGGGCGATCTCACCCTCCTCGGCGGCGCGATCGTCATCGGTGCGGCCGCGGCAAATGTCTGGCTGGATTCGCGGCGGGCCACTGGTTAA
- a CDS encoding LysR family transcriptional regulator produces MDLEGIRTFVAIAELGGFTAAGRRLHRSQPAISRRLALLERELAAPLLERIRGRARLTAAGQAFLPHAEAALAALQDGQEAVRGLGSGLSGTVSLVLVGTLADTHIVDVLHRFARRSKNVRLELRTASSAEVTDLVRRGEATLGLRYFASDRPDLVSLDAGSEAMLVVAASNHPLAGRRIRNPSILSRERWIGFPPMAGERESSGHVLARQLVRAGLDAADLTLIDSLTAQKRLAQAGFGLALVPESSVGDELRRGVLVTLDVPAMATTIPITAIHRRRAYLSPAARLLLSLLTAKHRFRSRRNRR; encoded by the coding sequence ATGGATCTCGAGGGAATCAGGACCTTCGTTGCGATCGCCGAGCTCGGCGGTTTCACCGCCGCCGGCCGGCGCCTGCACCGGTCGCAACCCGCGATCAGCCGCCGGCTCGCGCTGCTCGAGCGGGAGCTGGCGGCACCTTTGCTCGAACGCATCCGTGGACGGGCACGATTGACAGCCGCCGGCCAGGCTTTCCTGCCGCATGCCGAAGCGGCGCTTGCCGCCCTGCAGGACGGACAGGAAGCCGTGCGCGGTCTCGGCTCCGGCCTTTCGGGCACGGTCTCGCTCGTCCTGGTGGGCACGCTTGCCGATACGCACATCGTCGACGTGCTACACCGCTTTGCCCGTCGCTCGAAGAATGTCCGCCTCGAGCTGCGTACGGCGTCGAGTGCGGAGGTCACCGACCTGGTGCGCCGCGGCGAGGCCACGCTGGGATTGCGCTACTTCGCCAGCGACCGGCCGGACCTGGTGTCCCTGGACGCCGGATCGGAGGCGATGCTGGTGGTCGCGGCGTCGAACCATCCCCTCGCCGGCCGCCGCATCCGCAATCCGTCCATTCTCTCGCGCGAGCGATGGATCGGCTTTCCGCCCATGGCCGGGGAACGGGAGTCTTCCGGTCATGTGCTCGCGCGCCAGCTCGTCCGGGCCGGCCTCGATGCCGCCGACCTGACGCTGATCGACAGTCTCACCGCGCAGAAGCGCCTGGCGCAGGCCGGCTTCGGCCTGGCGCTGGTTCCGGAAAGCAGCGTCGGCGACGAGCTGCGCCGGGGCGTGCTGGTGACGCTCGACGTTCCGGCCATGGCCACGACCATCCCGATCACGGCGATCCATCGCCGCCGCGCCTATCTCTCGCCGGCCGCCAGGTTGCTGTTGTCGCTGTTGACGGCAAAGCACCGTTTCAGGAGCCGAAGAAATCGGCGATAG
- a CDS encoding alpha/beta fold hydrolase, producing MPPSIESLDLPPFRPRFPWWGADLQTLSVWWRSPPSDLAPHASERVCFPMADRTGDILLGMLDQPVEPIDGRPLVLLIHGMTGCETSVYMLSAARHLLDCGYRVLRLNVRGAGPSRPYCGEIYHVGRTADFRRVLWQIPEDLTKNGIVAIGYSLGGAMLLKYLGEEGAFSPLRAAASVCAPIDLVGTAKQMMRPRNRLYHAYILNGVKAETLGEGARLSPEEREIVRSARTVQEYDDRFIAPRYGYRDGQDYYDLCAPLRYMPEIRVPTMVLAACDDPWIPIAHYKAFEWDDNPWLLPVFTPTGGHVGFHGDAGNRPWCDLALEKFLERVDSMSA from the coding sequence GTGCCCCCGTCTATCGAATCCCTGGATCTGCCGCCGTTCAGGCCGCGTTTTCCATGGTGGGGTGCGGATCTGCAGACGCTCTCGGTGTGGTGGCGCTCGCCGCCGTCCGACCTGGCGCCGCATGCGAGCGAACGCGTCTGCTTCCCGATGGCCGACCGCACGGGCGACATTCTCCTCGGCATGCTGGACCAGCCGGTGGAGCCAATCGATGGGCGTCCGCTCGTTCTTTTGATTCACGGCATGACCGGCTGCGAGACCAGCGTCTACATGCTGAGCGCCGCGCGCCATCTCCTCGACTGCGGCTATCGGGTGCTGCGCCTCAATGTCCGGGGCGCCGGCCCGTCCCGGCCGTATTGCGGCGAGATCTATCACGTCGGTCGCACGGCCGACTTTCGCCGCGTTTTGTGGCAGATCCCGGAGGACCTCACCAAGAACGGCATCGTCGCCATCGGCTATTCGCTGGGCGGCGCCATGCTGCTCAAGTATCTGGGCGAGGAGGGCGCCTTCTCGCCGCTGCGCGCCGCCGCCAGCGTCTGCGCCCCGATCGATCTCGTCGGGACGGCCAAACAGATGATGCGGCCGCGCAATCGGCTCTATCACGCCTACATCCTGAACGGCGTGAAGGCCGAGACGCTGGGCGAGGGCGCCCGGCTGTCGCCCGAGGAGCGCGAGATCGTGCGCAGCGCGCGCACGGTCCAGGAGTACGACGACAGGTTCATCGCGCCGCGCTACGGCTATCGCGATGGCCAGGACTACTACGATCTCTGCGCGCCGCTTCGCTACATGCCCGAGATCCGCGTCCCGACCATGGTTCTGGCGGCGTGCGACGATCCCTGGATCCCGATAGCCCACTACAAGGCGTTCGAGTGGGACGACAATCCCTGGCTGCTGCCGGTGTTCACGCCGACCGGCGGTCATGTTGGCTTCCATGGCGATGCCGGCAACCGTCCGTGGTGCGATCTCGCGCTGGAAAAATTCCTCGAGCGGGTCGATAGCATGAGTGCGTGA
- a CDS encoding CaiB/BaiF CoA-transferase family protein: MTQKSKGPLSGITVVDLSRILAGPYCTLLLAEMGARVIKVESPKGGDDARAYGPYVKGKSTYFASVNRGKQSIALDLKNESDRAIFEKLLAKADVVVENFRPGTMEKLGYGWDALHDRYPQLIYASASGFGHTGPNSRDPAYDMVVQGMGGVMSITGPEGGEPVRVGMSIGDIGAGLYTAVAVNAALVHRLKTGEATRVDIGMFDCQIALLENAVMRYTVEGEVPGPLGARHPTIVPFQAFKTADGAIIISAGNDGLFVKLCGALGMPAMAADPEYKTNALRQKSHTRLQGEIESLLRTRPTAHWLGVLSKADIPCGPINNIKQALAHPQVAARNMLVEVPDGSGGTLKLAGNPIKMSAFEDPKTRPAAPDLDADREAILSFIGS; encoded by the coding sequence ATGACCCAGAAGAGCAAAGGCCCGCTGTCGGGCATCACCGTCGTCGATCTCTCGCGCATCCTTGCCGGCCCGTACTGCACGCTGCTGCTGGCCGAGATGGGTGCGCGCGTCATCAAGGTCGAATCGCCCAAGGGCGGTGACGATGCGCGCGCCTACGGCCCCTACGTGAAGGGCAAGTCGACCTACTTCGCCTCGGTCAATCGCGGCAAGCAAAGCATCGCGCTCGATCTCAAGAACGAGTCGGACAGGGCGATCTTCGAGAAGCTGCTGGCCAAGGCCGACGTGGTGGTCGAGAACTTCCGGCCCGGCACGATGGAGAAGCTGGGCTACGGCTGGGACGCGCTGCATGACAGGTACCCGCAGCTCATCTATGCATCGGCATCGGGCTTCGGCCACACCGGACCGAACTCGCGCGATCCCGCCTACGACATGGTGGTCCAGGGCATGGGCGGCGTCATGAGCATCACCGGCCCCGAAGGCGGCGAGCCGGTCCGGGTCGGCATGTCGATCGGCGACATCGGCGCCGGCCTCTACACTGCCGTCGCCGTGAACGCCGCGCTGGTCCATCGCCTGAAGACCGGCGAGGCGACCAGGGTCGATATCGGCATGTTCGACTGCCAGATCGCGCTCCTGGAGAATGCGGTCATGCGCTACACGGTCGAGGGCGAGGTCCCGGGGCCGCTCGGCGCAAGACATCCGACGATCGTGCCGTTCCAGGCCTTCAAGACCGCCGACGGCGCCATCATCATCTCGGCCGGCAACGACGGCCTGTTCGTGAAGCTGTGCGGCGCGCTCGGGATGCCGGCGATGGCCGCCGATCCCGAGTACAAGACCAACGCGCTCAGGCAGAAGAGCCATACGCGCCTGCAGGGCGAGATCGAGAGCCTGCTGCGGACCAGGCCCACCGCGCACTGGCTCGGCGTCCTGTCGAAGGCGGACATTCCCTGCGGCCCCATCAACAACATCAAGCAGGCCTTGGCCCATCCGCAGGTGGCGGCACGCAACATGCTGGTCGAGGTGCCGGACGGCAGCGGCGGCACGCTGAAGCTCGCCGGCAATCCGATCAAGATGTCGGCCTTCGAAGATCCGAAGACGCGGCCCGCGGCACCGGACCTCGACGCTGATCGCGAGGCGATCCTCTCCTTCATCGGCAGCTAG
- the hemB gene encoding porphobilinogen synthase, translating to MANRFTTLGRFPTTRLRRNRREDWSRRLVAETRLSVDDLIWPVFVQEGWNRRTPVESMPGVDRLSIDLFVEAAKEARDLGIPAVAVFPETDPKVKTPDGREAYNPDNLVCRSIAAVKKAVPDIGVVCDVALDPFNSDGHDGIVRDGYVQNDETLEALVKQAIVQTEAGADIQAPSDMMDGRIAAIRKALDDKGHVHTRIMSYAAKYASAFYNPFRDAIGSSGTLKGDKKTYQMDYANSDEALREVGFDIEEGADMVMVKPGLPYLDIVRRVKDAFGVPTYAYQVSGEYAMLRGAAERGWLDWDKVLIETLTGFKRAGCDGILTYGAVDAARLLKSR from the coding sequence TCACGACCCTCGGCCGCTTTCCCACCACCCGGCTGCGCCGCAACCGGCGGGAGGACTGGTCGCGCCGGCTGGTGGCCGAGACCAGGCTTTCGGTCGACGATCTGATCTGGCCGGTCTTCGTCCAGGAAGGCTGGAACCGGCGGACGCCGGTCGAGTCCATGCCGGGCGTCGATCGCCTCAGCATCGACCTCTTCGTCGAGGCGGCCAAGGAGGCGCGCGATCTCGGCATCCCCGCCGTTGCGGTCTTTCCCGAGACCGATCCCAAGGTCAAGACGCCCGACGGTCGCGAGGCCTACAATCCCGACAATCTCGTCTGCCGCTCCATCGCCGCCGTGAAGAAGGCCGTGCCGGATATCGGCGTGGTCTGCGACGTGGCCCTCGACCCCTTCAACAGCGACGGCCACGACGGCATCGTGCGCGACGGCTACGTGCAGAACGACGAGACGCTCGAGGCGCTGGTGAAGCAGGCGATCGTGCAGACCGAGGCCGGCGCCGACATCCAGGCTCCGTCCGACATGATGGACGGCCGGATCGCGGCCATCCGCAAGGCGCTCGACGACAAGGGCCATGTCCACACCCGTATCATGTCCTATGCCGCCAAGTACGCCTCGGCCTTCTACAATCCGTTCCGCGACGCCATCGGCAGCTCGGGCACGCTGAAGGGCGACAAGAAGACCTACCAGATGGACTACGCCAACTCCGACGAGGCGCTGCGCGAGGTGGGCTTCGACATCGAGGAAGGCGCCGACATGGTGATGGTGAAACCGGGCCTGCCCTATCTCGATATCGTGCGCCGCGTGAAGGACGCGTTCGGCGTGCCGACCTACGCCTACCAGGTGAGCGGCGAGTACGCGATGTTGCGCGGCGCTGCCGAACGCGGCTGGCTCGACTGGGACAAGGTGCTGATCGAGACGCTGACCGGTTTCAAGCGCGCCGGCTGCGACGGCATCCTGACCTACGGTGCGGTCGACGCCGCCCGACTGCTCAAGTCCCGATGA
- a CDS encoding NUDIX domain-containing protein, translating into MIERPSARLVLLDPQDRLFLFKVHNPVVYDPADPFHDPFWVMIGGLVDPGEEYAEAAVREAREETGLVVSDDVRWVWSRERVMQWRERKVLHRERFFLGRVETTTIDTSGLDEREKSWTLGHRWWSLDEIAASSERFEPKDLRRYLKHLLHDGPPADPIAIQ; encoded by the coding sequence ATGATCGAGCGGCCGTCGGCGCGCCTGGTCCTGCTCGATCCGCAGGATCGGCTGTTCCTCTTCAAGGTGCACAATCCCGTCGTCTACGATCCCGCCGATCCGTTCCATGACCCGTTCTGGGTGATGATCGGCGGCCTGGTCGATCCCGGTGAGGAGTATGCAGAGGCCGCGGTGCGCGAGGCGCGCGAGGAGACGGGCCTCGTCGTCAGCGACGACGTGCGCTGGGTCTGGTCGCGCGAACGCGTCATGCAGTGGCGCGAGCGCAAGGTGCTGCATCGCGAGCGGTTCTTCCTGGGACGGGTGGAGACGACGACGATCGACACATCCGGCCTCGACGAGCGCGAGAAGAGTTGGACCCTCGGTCACCGATGGTGGTCGCTCGACGAGATCGCCGCCTCGTCCGAACGTTTCGAACCGAAAGACCTCCGGCGCTATTTGAAGCACCTGTTGCACGACGGACCGCCCGCCGACCCGATCGCCATCCAGTAG
- a CDS encoding alpha/beta fold hydrolase, which translates to MPALPVSCRSERLSFRLKDGDTLLGRLDQRPTPRPNTPLVILIHGLTGSEESRYMLSQARLLLERGYRVLRLNLRGAGPSRALCSGHYYAGRSADFRELLAALPSELTGHGLMAVGYSLGGAMLLKYLGEEGTAAPLVAAASVSVPIDLSATCRNMMRRRNRLYHRHILGEMKREATGEGALLSPKERAGILGARTIWQYDQNFIAPRHGFDGAEDYYERCKPVRFMPGIRVPTLVLASLDDPWIPGALYGGYDWRANPALKPLLTRQGGHVGFHGIGHRQPWSDLAIADFFGS; encoded by the coding sequence ATGCCGGCTCTGCCGGTTTCATGCCGAAGTGAACGGCTGAGCTTTCGCCTGAAGGACGGCGACACCCTGCTTGGCCGTCTCGACCAGCGGCCGACGCCGCGACCGAACACGCCGCTCGTCATCCTGATCCATGGGCTGACCGGCTCGGAGGAGAGCCGCTACATGCTGAGCCAGGCGCGGCTGTTGCTGGAACGCGGTTATCGCGTATTGCGACTCAATCTGCGCGGCGCCGGGCCGTCCCGGGCTTTGTGCAGCGGCCATTACTATGCCGGCCGCAGCGCGGATTTTCGCGAGTTGCTGGCCGCGCTGCCATCCGAGCTGACGGGGCACGGTCTGATGGCGGTCGGCTATTCGCTGGGCGGCGCGATGCTGCTGAAGTATCTCGGCGAAGAAGGGACCGCGGCGCCGCTTGTCGCGGCCGCCAGCGTTTCCGTGCCCATCGATCTGTCGGCGACGTGCCGAAATATGATGCGGCGGCGGAACAGGCTCTACCATCGCCATATCCTCGGCGAGATGAAACGCGAGGCGACTGGCGAAGGCGCCTTGCTGTCGCCGAAGGAGCGCGCGGGCATCCTCGGCGCCCGGACGATCTGGCAGTATGATCAGAATTTCATCGCGCCGCGCCACGGTTTCGACGGGGCCGAGGACTACTACGAACGCTGCAAGCCGGTCCGGTTCATGCCGGGCATCCGCGTGCCGACCCTCGTGCTCGCTTCGCTGGACGACCCCTGGATCCCCGGGGCTCTCTACGGCGGGTACGACTGGCGCGCCAATCCCGCGCTCAAGCCGCTGTTGACCAGGCAGGGCGGTCATGTCGGCTTTCACGGCATTGGCCACCGGCAGCCGTGGAGCGATCTTGCTATCGCCGATTTCTTCGGCTCCTGA